One genomic window of Amphiura filiformis chromosome 3, Afil_fr2py, whole genome shotgun sequence includes the following:
- the LOC140148890 gene encoding LOW QUALITY PROTEIN: intraflagellar transport protein 122 homolog (The sequence of the model RefSeq protein was modified relative to this genomic sequence to represent the inferred CDS: inserted 2 bases in 2 codons), whose amino-acid sequence MRAVPTWVDKVHDRDKVEQCIYDIAFKNDGSQLVVAAGNRVLVYDATDGTLIQPLKGHKDTVYCVAYAKDGKRFASGSADKSVIIWTSKLEGILKYTHNDAIQSLCFNPITHQLASCACSDFGLWSMEQKSVSKHKVSSRITCCSWTKDGQYLALGMYSGMISIRSKTGEEKVKIERPGGGLNPIWAIEWNPSSDPIVNRDDPQDILAVVDWGQRVSFYHLNGKQAHKDKVLNFDPCCIGWFSRGEYLVMGGSNKQINLHTKDGVQLGTIGEQSSWVWCCQVRPDQNYVAIGCQDGTIAYYQLIFSTVHGLYRDRYAYRENMTDVIIQHLITDQKVRIKCKDLVKKIAIYKHRLAVQLSDKIVVYELYSDDASDMHYRVKEKITKKVDCNLLVVCSKHIILCQERRLLSLTFSGIKEREWVMEALIRYIKVIGGPGSREGLLVGLKNGQVLKIFVDNPFPIQILKQQTSVRCLDISASRTKLAVVDEHNTCLVYDINTKELLFQEPNANSVAWNTQYEDMLCFSGNGMLNIKASNFPVHQQKLQGFVVGFAGSKIFCLHIYAMTTVEVPQSAPMYQYLERKQFRDAYRVACLGVTQKDWSALAHEAIEGLDFDTAKKAFIRVRDLRYLELIHSIEERKKRGELNDQLFLADVYAYQAKFTEAAKLYKRAGQEQRAMNMYTDLRMFDHAKEFIGSGDPQDKKLLISKQADWAKNINEPRAAAEMYMSAGEHLKAIEIIGDHGWADMLIDVARKLDKAEREPLGKCAEYFKKMEQYAXAAETYTKMGDTKSLVMLHVESRHWEAAFTLVERHPEFKDDVYVPYAQWLAENDRFEEAQKAFHKAGRQDDAVKVLEQLTHNAVKESRFNDAGYYFWMLSMQCLEIAGGDDSKQAPMLEKFHEYQSKAEMYYVYHSIQRYTDEPFTSHLPESLFNMARYLWHAILKDIPHGISKVNTLYALAKQSRNLSAFKLARFAFEKLQSLRIPPRFQESIDLGSITIRSKPFHDAEDVLPMCYRCSTTNPLLNNQGNRCINCAQPFVHSFSSFDVLPLVEFILEDGIADDEACHLINMEPPRKKGRGGGWKEAAGDQVQTLRMDEXQEEAEDSDPFTARLLSFEQGGNEFTPVVVSRPVLEAMDRSHVIIKKWAKPLHYQYFKSLMPDVTATLCQSCNQVFHTDEFELLALQNGHCPFCRQSAGDS is encoded by the exons CATTTATGACATTGCCTTCAAGAATGATGGCAGTCAGCTAGTGGTTGCAGCTGGAAATAGAGTTTTG gTGTATGATGCCACTGATGGAACCCTCATCCAGCCTTTAAAGGGACACAAAGATACAGTATACTGTGTAGCGTATGCTAAAGATGGCAAGCGGTTTGCATCAGGATCGGCCGATAAGagtgtgatcatatggaccagcAAACTAGAGGGAATACTTAAATACAC GCACAATGATGCCATACAGTCGTTATGTTTTAATCCCATTACTCACCAGCTGGCCAGCTGTGCATGCAGTGATTTTG GTCTGTGGTCAATGGAACAGAAGTCGGTGTCCAAACACAAGGTCAGCAGTCGTATCACCTGTTGCAGTTGGACGAAGGATGGTCAGTACCTGGCTTTGGGGATGTACTCTGGTATGATTAGCATTAGGAGCAAG ACTGGAGAAGAGAAGGTGAAGATTGAACGACCAGGTGGTGGACTCAATCCAATATGGGCTATTGAATGGAACCCTTCTAG TGATCCCATTGTGAATAG gGATGATCCACAAGATATCTTGGCTGTGGTTGACTGGGGACAGAGGGTGTCTTTCTATCACCTCAATGGCAAACAG GCTCATAAAGACAAAGTTCTTAACTTTGATCCATGCTGCATTGGTTGGTTCTCTCGGGGCGAGTACCTTGTGATGGGCGGCTCCAACAAACAAATCAACTTACACACTAAGGATGGTGTGC AGTTGGGAACCATCGGTGAACAAAGCTCCTGGGTGTGGTGCTGTCAAGTCAGACCAGATCAGAACTATGTG GCAATAGGTTGTCAAGATGGTACCATAGCCTACTACCAACTCATCTTCAGTACAGTGCATGGTTTGTACCGTGATCGCTATGCATACCGTGAGAACATGACGGATGTCATCATTCAGCATCTCATCACAGATCAGAAAGTGCGCATCAAATGCAAGGATCTTGTCAAGAAGATTGCCATCTACAAACACAGGCTAGCT GTTCAGCTGTCAGATAAGATTGTAGTATATGAGCTGTATTCAGACGATGCCTCAGACATGCATTACCGTGTCAAAGAGAAGATCACCAAGAAAGTGGACTGCAACTTGTTGGTGGTGTGCTCGAAACATATCATTCTGTGTCAG GAGAGACGTTTGTTGAGTCTGACATTTTCCGGGATCAAAGAAAGAGAATGGGTGATGGAGGCATTAATCAGGTATATCAAAGTCATTGGAGGACCAGGGAGCAGAGAAGGATTACTAGTGGGCCTCAAGAATGGACAG GTGCTAAAGATCTTTGTAGACAACCCATTCCCAATACAGATACTGAAACAGCAGACATCGGTACGGTGCTTAGATATTAGTGCATCGCGGACAAAGCTTGCTGTAGTGGATGAACACAACACATGTCTGGTGTATGATATCAACACCAAAGAACTACTTTTTCAG GAACCCAATGCTAATAGTGTAGCTTGGAACACCCAATATGAGGACATGTTGTGTTTCTCCGGTAATGGAATGCTCAATATCAAAGCCAGCAATTTCCCAGTTCATCAGCAGAAACTTCAAGGATTTGTGGTAGGCTTTGCAGGCTCCAAGATCTTCTGTCTTCATATTTACGCTATGACAACAGTGGAAGTGCCGCAGTCAGCTCCTATGTATCAGTATCTGGAGAGAAAGCAATTCAG GGATGCTTATCGGGTTGCATGCTTAGGTGTGACTCAGAAGGATTGGTCAGCCTTGGCCCATGAAGCCATTGAAGGGTTAGACTTTGACACAGCCAAGAAGGCTTTCATCAGGGTCAGAGATCTACGCTATCTGGAACTCATTCACAGTATTGAg GAGCGTAAGAAGCGAGGTGAGTTAAATGACCAGTTGTTTTTGGCTGATGTGTATGCCTACCAAGCCAAGTTTACTGAAGCTGCTAAGCTATACAAGAGAGCCGGTCAAGAGCAGAGAGCAATGAATATGTACACTGATCTGAGAATGTTTGACCATGCCAAG GAATTCATTGGTAGCGGAGATCCTCAAGACAAGAAACTACTCATAAGTAAACAGGCCGATTGGGCCAAGAATATCAATGAACCCAGAGCGGCAGCCGAGATGTATATGTCAGCTGGAGAACATCTCAAAGCTATAGAGATTATTGGTGACCATGGATGGGCTGATAT GTTGATAGATGTAGCCAGAAAACTAGACAAAGCAGAGAGAGAACCTCTAGGCAAATGTGCTGAGTATTTCAAGAAGATGGAGCAATATG ACGCAGCTGAGACATATACCAAGATGGGTGACACCAAGTCACTGGTGATGTTACATGTGGAGTCAAGACATTGGGAGGCAGCATTTACGTTGGTTGAGAGACATCCAGAATTTAAG GATGATGTGTATGTGCCATATGCCCAGTGGCTTGCAGAGAATGACAGGTTTGAAGAAGCACAGAAAGCATTCCACAAAGCAGGTAGACAAGACGATGCAGTGAAAGTATTGGAGCAGCTGACCCACAATGCAGTGAAGGAGAGTCGATTTAATGATGCTGGCTATTATTTCTGGATGTTGTCCATGCAATGCTTGGAGATTGCTGGAG GAGATGATTCTAAACAAGCACCAATGTTAGAGAAGTTCCATGAGTACCAATCGAAAGCTGAGATGTACTATGTTTATCACTCAATACAACGTTACACAGATGAGCCATTCACATCGCATCTACCTGAGTCTCTATTTAACATGGCACGCTACTTGTGGCATGCAATACTCAAAGATATACCACATGGCATCAGCAAAGT CAATACGTTATATGCTCTAGCCAAGCAGAGTCGCAACCTTAGTGCTTTCAAACTAGCAAGATTTGCCTTTGAGAAGCTGCAGTCACTGCGGATACCACCGAGATTTCAGGAGTCTATTGATTTGGGAAGTATCACCATCAGATCAAAGCCTTTCCATGATGCAGAG GATGTTCTTCCTATGTGCTATCGTTGTTCTACTACCAATCCTCTATTGAATAACCAAGGCAACAGGTGCATAAATTGTGCACAaccatttgtacattcattctCATCATTTG ATGTTCTACCTTTAGTAGAATTTATCCTTGAAGATGGCATAGCGGATGATGAAGCATGTCATCTCATTAATATGGAGCCTCCTAGGAAGAAAGGTAGAGGAGGAGGATGGAAGGAGGCTGCTGGTGATCAGGTGCAGACACTCAGAATGGATG TTCAAGAAGAGGCAGAGGATAGCGATCCATTCACAGCTAGGCTACTTAGCTTTGAG